tgaCATTTAGAATAACTTTTACAGCAGAGGATAATATTAGATTTCTTCTTTACAGCCAGTGAGATAAATTTCCTGACTCATTATGATTGATGAgcttttttattaaatgaaatggACTACCCCTTTCTAGTTGGTTGCCAACTTCTTAATGATGTGGTAATTCATACAATAGGTATTTGGAACGTATTTCACTGTTGTCACCTCTGTAGAAAATCAGTAATGCCCCCTTTATTGTACATAGGACATTTTCATGACAACCCCTAAAGTTAACCCTCTGCCTTTTCCcctttttattgttcatttgcttttaCCATGCTTTCATTAGAATGAGGAGAGGATACAAGGGGAGGTAAGGCCGACGTGCCATAACAATTCAGCTCACACTGTGCCTTTCTTGTGCGTCATCTGTCAGTCATTTCCTGTGGAAAGGGGTCCATTTATCAGACCATGTTATTAGTGCTCAGTTCGTCTGTGACCACAGATCTTTATCTCAGGAGCTCATAACTCAGTTCATTCTGTTTTATCTCTAATATAATCTCTAATCTTTGTCCTTTAGCACCACCAGCTAACATTTAATGAAGAAATTTTCAGACCTCATAAAATTCTCAGTGCATGAGAAGAGTGGTGAAAATCCACTGTCATCCCATGACAATAACATTTCCAGTTGGTTTGGAATGTATTCACTTTGTTTGTGAAtaatttcagtttctgttgtgcATTACCCTCAGCAATACCTTTCATactttgttgtttgtaaatttgtctttttagttaaccaaacaaaacaacatatttaacATATTCAACTGTTGCAATATCATAATCAAACCTGTATTAATGAATGCAGAActtcttactttttttgtgtAAGGTCCTGATTAATACGATGCTCATACTGCTCAGACTCATGTTGCAATTTGTCCACAGCAAATCCGCAAGCTGAGGCGTGAGCTGGAATCCTCCCAGGAAAAGGTTGCTAACTTGACCATGCAGCTTTCTGCTAATGtatgtatgattttttttttttttttcataagctAATTTGTTAATGACTTGGATGCATCCAAAtccaaaatgtaaattaaatgtcCTTTAAGTGCGCTTTTAAGAGGTGTATCTAATACCTGCACTTCACTTTTGTGGGGCTGAGATTTTAGGTAGAACTGACCCTCCAAAATAAGATACTGATGCATAACTCTGTCTTCTGCCCAATAAATATGGAGTAAAGGCAATTGTCAGAAAATATTTAGGATTCACCACCTTACCAAAACTCAGGTGTCCCAGCATACATGCCACATTTCCAGTTCTCTTGCTGCCACTCACATCTGTCCACTTCACTTTTAACCTTATCCCTTAATACTcacttttaactttaacttatTTCAGCTTTACCAAACAAAATTCCCACTGCTGCTTTTTCTAATTTTCTCACTGCACAGAACAGTTTACTCACTCGGTTTGCTAAACTATCAACTAACTGGGGTGTTTTGAACATAAAGTGACTGTGTGaagcctctttgtgtgtgtgtgtgtgtgtgtgtgtgtgtgtgtgtgtgtgtgtgtgtgtgtgtgtgtgtgtgtgtgtgtgtgtgtgtgtgttatatatttttggatatgttttatgtttttgagtatttttctcACACCCCTAACacttctgtccctctcttttacACTCATGGCTGTATTGACTGCTGGACTTGCTGCTGCTCCTTGCGTGCCTCCCGCTGGCCCGCACCTCTGGATGCTGGGTGTAGCAGCTAGGCCAGGTTTGTTGGACTGTTGCTTCCAGAGCGCTCTCTGTCGCTTCCACATGATCCTGAGTGGACATCAAACTAACGTGTTGCTGTCAGACATCTCTGTTGGGCTTACAGTGTGGCACAGTCAACCCTCAACGCCTACCTTGAAGCATGTtgactaattattattttcagtatctGTTAATCTGTTGAATATTTTTTGTCAATGATTTATTCGGTCTGTAAAATGCCAAACTACTTAGCATAGTTTCTTGGGACTCAAGGTGACATATTCTGCAGTCCAAAGGTTTCACAATGATATATGGCATATTTACTTGAAAAATTACATGAATGATTAAACTATTAGATATTATATTTTCTGCTGATCGACTAATTGACTATTCCTGATCATTTCCTTAGAAGGGTAGATTTTGAGATACAGTTTTTAGAGATAAGAAAGAAATACAGTCAtgatacaaacaaaagcaaagaaatgGACTTACAGGTGATGTCACACGTCTTAAAGCAGCCAAAAACTGCCTGCTGCTCTATGGAAAGATTGAAAGGggattatattttttaactgaGTGGTTATGACTGTTACAACCTCCACAAAGGGTCGTTCTTAAACTAGCAAGTTACCAGCATAAAGGAACGAAGAAGAGAATGACAGTCTGactaaatttaacaaaaagaagGGAAGTCACTCAGGCCAACCACATGATGGGCTGTTGGACCCCAGCACCTAAACTACCAAACTAAAGAAAAGACACTAAACAAATAAAGGCACAAAAAGAGGACTAGTGATCATTTCTTGGTAAATTTAACATGATGGTGTCAGCCATGGCTGTGACGCTCCATCATCAGCAATGGTGTGAGACATCCTAGCCTAAAGGTCAAACGTGCTACATGAGGTTGACGAGGTTTGTCCCCCAGCCACACACCGCTGCCCTCCTTCACCACCATTACCCTAACATCCTCTTTCATCTCTGACATCATCCACAGCTGTCCACCACTCCAtcccctccctcttttcccaGCAGACGGAGAGAGAGCCATTTGCTTGATGTGCTGTGATCGTGTCAGACTGCAGACTGATTTGATTCAGTTGGTGACTCATACCTGTTTGCTGTCTCAActcccccactctctctgtctttctttctccacctccctctccctctgtgtctttctcttaAAGGCTAATCTGGTAGCAGCATTTGAGCAGAGCCTGGCGTTGATGACAGCGCGCCTGCAGACCCTGTCGGTCTCCTCTGAGCAAAAGGTATCTTGGGATGCTAATGACTGTTTTACCATCTGTGACAGCTTCcttttacatacagtatatacagaaaattttgaaaacatttccatAACACTTGAAGACATACTCAATAAATGCATGATGGTGAGGATAAAATGATTAGTCTGGTCATCATTCAGCTGCTTTACTGTATATTAGATCCTGTCAGTGAAAGAGAAGTTACATAGGTGACATAGTTGTTCTGGTAATGAGATGTGGGTCAAAGGTTCGCATGGGGGGGGGTTTCTATGTTGTCATCAGCCACTCAACACAACTTGTCATCCTAACTGAAAGCAGATAGACATTCCACAATCCTCTGATCAGATGAATCTTGGTTCAGTTAccagctaacaagctaacatgAATAAATACTGATGTTTCACCTCTTCAGGACTCTGAACTCACTGAGCTGAAGGACACCATCGAGATTCTGAAGGCCAAAAATACAGAGGCCCAAGAAATAATTCAGGGGGCTCTCAGTAATCCAGACATCACACCTAAAGGTATGGTTTGCTTGGAATGAAGAGCATGATTAGGACTgctgaacaaaagaaacacatggAAAGATTAAGATAGGAGTTTCAGCTTTGTCTCCCAATATACGGTttgctctcttctctcctggTTTTCAGAGCTGCTCATCAATCGCCAGAACTCCTCAGAAAGCATCTCCAGCctcaccagcaccaccagccACTCAAGTATGGGTAGTCTCAAAGAGCAGGaggccaagaagaagaagaagaagagctgggTGAGGACTTGCAGGCAGAAGCACACTGATTTGAGGTGGTCACGATGATTAGAAATGCTTGGGGTGTATCGGTTTGTTCAGACATTTACAAATTAGTATTAAGTTATTTGGAGCACCTGTGGATTGGGGTTCACCACATCAGGAATCAGCTATGTTTTGTGTGGCATCATTTCCACACATATGTTATCCCgaataaatgaaaagaacaatTATCTTAGCTATTATCTTTGTTAAGTTGTATTTGTTCAGAATAATTCAGGCAGTGGCTGTCCTAGTTTGTgctcctgcatgtgtgtatacgtgATTCCCCCCTATCTTGTTCCGATTCTTTTATTAAGTATGACTCTGATTTCTCCCTCATGCTGccctgcattttattttaggtcTTTGAGGTAAGTGATGTTGCTACAGTAAATAAAGCTGTATACCCCCTCCTCCCCTAAagcccctcctcttctccaacCCGCATGCACAGTATGAGTCATACTTGTGAATTACTTTTTACCATGTTATGGTcataataaaatgttaaattatagAATCATGgttttatgtgtatttatatatgtcTACAGAAATTTCACAGTGCGTACCAGAAAGTTAACAGGGaacaaatgatgacaaaaacaCTCTGGTCACAAGAAAAGGTTCTCTGATAGCAGCAGCTCAACAGTGCTTTCAAGACTTACTTGTTAATGTGTGTTGTAGTCCTCATTTCGGTCTCATATTTCTCGTATTTCAGTTACGGAGCTCCTTCAATAAGGCCTTTAGTAAGAAGGGTTCCAAGCCATCAGGGCCGTATGCTGACATCGAGGAGATTGCCACCCCAGAATCCTCTGCACCTTCCTCCCCCAAGGTCCACCATGATGGTGATAATCCTCCATCGACAATGAAATCCTCAACCTCCGCACTGTCATCCGGGTAAATCTCCATAATGATCTACCTGCAGTGATCTCAGACTGTCAGTCTGGGGGTCTTTTCTAATGTCATCTTATGTGAACTGAATGTCTCCAGTCTCAGTGAAGGAGGTGACGTGGGGGATGATAAGGTTGTAACAGAACTGCGTACAGAGCTGTGGGAGAAGGAGCGAAAACTGACAGACATCCGCCTGGAagctctgagctctgctcatcagctggagcagctgcaggaggcCATGAACAGCATGCAGGTATGCGTGATATGAtccttttcattatttttagtttattacTTTCTCAAACATGTTCTGGTGATGGGGATGCCAAAATTTGACCACTGTACTGTGTACAAATATTTGAAGAtgctgatttcttttgttttttgtttttacaaaaaccCAAATGTATCGGtaattttttgaaagttttctgACTTTTCAGCCACTTTTCTACTACTATAGTTGCACTCCAAGGTTCACCTTGtaacataatttattttgttgtgtgttgtcgTTTTTTGTTGTAATGGTTCATGTGTAAAACTCAACAAATATCACCTTCAGTGTTATAATTGTCGGTAGGCAAAAGATCATCACCGCAGTCATATTATGGAGATGGCCCTGTGATTTATGAACATTGCAGTAACACTGATTTGATCTGTAGAGGACAGTGGAAAACCTGAAGGCTGAGAACGACCAGCTGAAGACAGGTGGTCTGTCCCCTTGTCCATCTCCCGGACCCTCAAGCTCTGTCTCCCAGTCCTCAGGTCTCACAGCGCTGGGAAGTTCATCACCTCGACAGTCAGTAGCCATGCACATGCCCAAGAGCTACAGCAGAGGGCTGAGTGAGGGGAGCAGCTCAGGTACAGTTCAGTCCCTGAAAATGTACTTACTCATATGGTCAATATGGTCATATTACAGTGGAGTAACTACAGCCACCATCTACAGTCAGAAATGCAATCATCATCATGTAgaattttttataatttttccAATACTAATTATTAATCTGTACTTTCATTTAGAGTATGACAGTTAAATGCCAAATCACGTTATTTatattctttaaaaacaaaaaaatcacctgcttttattttattcggcagtgtaaaaaaataaaaagaaaaaattgttGTTTACATCTTGATCCAACTTGTGTCACAAATGCTAGAAgagctttcttttctctttcttttccttttgtttactCTTCGGTAGATGTCCACACTACAGACTCTCTCAGCCTTTCCTCACAGAGAGATGATCACCGTGTTAGGGTGGTGGTTTGTGTTGCAGATTTACACGTCTTCAAAGATGTAAgtatgttgtttgtgttgtgcttcTTCTGCAGCCTCGTCAGACTAATAAAGATTGTTGTAAATCTCTGAATCACCCTTTTGTTGCACTGTGTATTAACAGGAGGTTAAACAGCAGGATTTCTTTGTGGGCACTGTCAGGGTGAATGGCAGGATGGACTGGACCATGCTGGATTCAGCCGTCAGCCAGGCTTTCAAGGTGAGATGCCTCCTTTGATGTGACCTGTCCAGGAACTGAATGTACTGTTTGCATCAAGCATGTTCACATTTGTGATTCAGCTGTCACATTAAATTTAGCATGTTGTTCCTTCAAAGAGGTCAACCTCTGCAGAGCGGTGAAAACTAAGATACAGAAATAGCATATACGCTCCCACTGAAGTTCTGTTTTTTATTAACATGGACAAACATAGTAAAAGAGGaattttaatttactgtaaGTAAATTTAACAAGGTTGTCCAGGTCTTTCTAGTATGGTTCATTTCATAGTGTGTATGGTACCCAATAAAACCAAAGGGCTCATGAGGAGCTTGTAACCCCCATGTACAGatcatatttattttcaccTTTGGCAGGTATTGAAGCTTGCTCTGAAACATCACGAGGGACAGTTGTTCTCATTTTGTGCCATTCTGCCTGCAAACAGAAAATcctgtttagggttagggttagggttagggttaaccctaaccctaacccttaggGACAGTTTTACTCAGTTCACGTTTTCTATCCATTTCCTCCAGGTGTACATAACCAAAGTAGACCCCACCGCCAGTCTGGGATTGTCTACCGACTCCATCTATAGTTACAGTATTGGCCACATAAAGAGAGTGCTGGGAGGAGAGGCTCCTGAGACCCAGCCCTCCCGCTGCATGTCCCGAGGCCCCAGCGGCATCACTGTGTCTCTGAAAGGTCTGTGAAGACATGTGACATGTACAATAAGAGCATGGATTTATCTTATGGAATATTAATTTATTACCTGATTTGattaaactgaatatatttttgaaaCACAAAGTTTTATTCAGCACTGTTatgcacaatttaaaaaatgcttttGATTCCTCTTGTCAACCAGAATTTGGGCTAATGAGATACAATTATTTGTGTGAGCACTCGAATGTCTGCTGTCTTCCTTTCTGGAGTTAGTCCAGCTTacatttttagtcattttagATCATTTGAAGATCCAAGTCCCAACTGAGTGTAAATCCTAATGTCTGTCAGACTGACTGTATCTGGgcctgtatgtctgtatgtcagatttagtgttgttttttttgtttttgttttacaactTTATATTAAGTGTTTACTCAGGTACATTGAGTTTCTGTGAGCTGTCCTCAGATAAACTCAAATGACCCTGTAGCAGCTGATGAAATCATTCAtttaacaacattaaaatatatgtttctagaaatagattttttaaatatatatttttgattaatttgGTTATATTATGCATTCAGTCTTGACATTATCACTACAAGTACAGATATATGTGGATTATATACAGTGTTTTTCAATAGCAGCAGTGTTTTGGTTTGCAAGAAGCACATATGTGGAGCCCATCAGTGATTCTAAACCAGAGCTGTGATCACAGAGGAGAGTCGAGGTTCTGGTTTGGTAGTCGACCCCTCTGCACCTTTGCATGAAGGAATGCAAGGAGCGAAGTGCTAGGAGAGCTGGGAAAGCAGCGGCAGCCCAGACAGAGCTCTGGGTAACATGATCTCAGTGCAGCCGGGCCCAGCTGGTCGACCAGCCTCAGACACATGGGCCCCATAGATGTTAAGGCAGAACATTACACTTCTGCAGGCTGGTGGAGGGTGGACTGACTCGCTACACTTGACAAGTTATTTTCAGAGCAAAATGCTTGAGCTCCATGTTGCTTATGAAGGACATGGGAGGTGATATAAATCCATTTTCACAACATCTTCCTGCCCTGTCCCTTCCTGTTTGTAATGTATATTCTCTCCAGTATAGATATTAACATTATTCTTAACAAGCACTTGAATATCAAGTATCAAACTGCACTTTATCACTAATTCTAATGTGTCCTGGGTAATTAGCAGATAGTTGTCAACTTCACTGTTCATTACAGCACagttcattttcacttttccctCACTGTGTTCAGGTTTGAAGGAGAAGTGTGTGGACAGCCTGGTATTTGAAACACTGATTCCCAAACCCATGATGCAACACTACATCAGTCTGCTACTCAAACACCGCCGTCTTATCCTGTCTGGACCGAGCGGGACGGGTAAGACCTACCTTGCTTCCCGGCTGGCTGAGTACCTGGTGGACCGCAGCGCCCGTGAAGTCACTGACGGCATCGCAGTCACTTTCAACATGCACCGCCAGTCATGCAAGGTGACAGACACTGATGTCACATAATAATTTGTACAACAGTGTAATGTTAGTGTAATGTTGTCAGCCTCTGTTCGTCATCTTCTGtcaatgtctctctctttctctcctcaggaTCTGCAGCTCTATCTTTCCAACTTGGCCAATCAAATAGATAGGGAAACCAGTACATCAGAAATACCGCTGGTGGTCATTCTGGACGATATTCATGATCCTGCTTCCATCAGTGAACTCGTTAATGGTGCTCTCACCTGCAAATATCACAAATGGTAATCCACACATTAAAAAATGGCTcgaaaaatatttatataaatattaacaCAAGATATTTATTCATATAAATAGTAGTAAGATATTTATATAATTGTTTATTATAATCTAAAGTatgtcatgtttttcattttagccCTTACATTATTGGAACAAGCAATCAGCCTGTGAAGATGATTGCGAACCATGGCCTGCATCTCAGCTTCAGGTTGGTTGAAGAAACCGTGAACGGATGGATTCTTCCTGATTATGCTGAGATTAGATTTGAAGCTCACTGTAGTATAAACCAGTCAATACAATAAAGGCATCTGTCAGCAGGTCAATAGTAAAGCGTGAgttaatgtgtttatgtgcaatATGATAGATAGTTTGATTTAATAAAGCCTATTTTCAGTCAGTgaataacaataatgatttCACTTTGTGATGTTTCTCACTATTACTCACATTGAGGCTGTTTAAGCAGCATTTTTACATCCTTTTGAGAGAAATCTTACGTCACATTACTGAGGGATTTGCGATATTGTTTGGAATGATACAGTCACATTGATGAAGTAACAGGAtatatctaaaataaataagaacttTCCACTGTCAAAATATGTCAGGAACTGTTTGTAGGTCTCAGTCCAGTTTTCATCCAGGACATCCCTTTAACTTAAACTGTAAACTCAGGAAATCTAATGTTGACGTAGATAAAACAATATAATCCAGTATATGGCCAACGTGCTAGCCCACTGATTTACACACTCACTTGTTTGTATTGTGATATGACTTTTTGCTTGAACCTTTCATTGTCTTAGGATGGTGACCTTCTCCAACAATGTAGAACCAGCCAACGGCTTCCTGGTGCGATATTTGCACAGGAAGCTGATGGAGTCGGAGGATGAGAGGAGCCTGACCAATGAAGACCTGATCAAGGTGTTAGACTGGGTGCCCAAACTCTGGTATCATCTTCACACTTTCCTGGAGAAGCACAGCACATCAGACTTCCTCATTGGTATGAAACACGCAGGACAGGGCATGACTGAAAAAAGCGgctcttttttgtattttgtaggGAGTATTGACAACTTTATTTCtgtgaatggtgtttttctCCGTGTTTACTCACAGTACTTTCGTCTTTCTCCCCTGTCCCCTCAGGCCCGTGCTTTTTCCTCTCATGTCCAGTCACAGTGGATGAGTTTCGATCGTGGTTCATTGATCTCTGGAACCACTCTATTATTCCATACCTGCAAGAGGGAGCCAAGGATGGCATCAAGGTGAGAAGCGACTGGCAGCAAACCCAGAGAACCGTCTCCAGCCCTCATGAGATTCCTCCTCAGGAGGTACTGCTGGCTTCCCTTTCACAGGAAATGTTACACTCTAATTTTACTGTTGTGGTATGTTGTGACACTTAAGGTCCATGGCCAGAAGGCGGTATGGGAGGACCCAGTAGAGTGGGTGAGGGGCACACTGCCTTGGCCGTCTGCCCAGCAGGACCAGGCAAAGCTGTTCCACCTTCCTCCCCCAAGCATCGGCTCCAGCAGCCCTGGTCAGCCCTGCGAGGAGAGGCCTCACAAGGAAACTCCACCCAGCTCCATGGAATCTGATCCTCTGGTAATCTTTTCATACACATGATGATATTTTTTGTGAGTTTTGTCAGAATTATAAGTGGATCCTTTAAGATTTCTGATTTCTCAATTCTTCTCTTTGTTGTAGATGGCAATGCTTTTGAAACTTCAAGAGGCTGCCAATTACATTGAATCCCCAGATAAAGAAGACCCTAGCCTGCCTAAACTTTGAACTCAAAGCTTACACTTTAACACTTAGCActtcaaacttttctttttttcgtCCACAGCACTGATGCAGTGCTCATTCAGGAACAAACGAACCCTGAGAAATGGTTATAGGGTGATTTAAACCGTCATTCCCACAGTAGGTTAAAAGTGTAACTGAGTTATTACAGATCATTttaatacatacagtattttcaaaAACTGTTCACAAGTATTGAATGAAAAACTATATTCTATTACTTTACTATATATTTGACCCTTTACCACCACGTTAGCCCTCAGTACTCTTAGACTGGTGCTAATAGGTCACTATGAAGCTCACTGTCTCAGCACTTAAACTTCAGGTGATTTCtgtgacagcacacacagtccATCTTGTATTGTGCTCAAGTGCATCATGGGATGTGGAGTGCTTGTCAACAGGAGCTATTCTCAATTAATGGTGACTCATTTTGGAAAAGAGTATGACAGCATGACAG
This region of Toxotes jaculatrix isolate fToxJac2 chromosome 3, fToxJac2.pri, whole genome shotgun sequence genomic DNA includes:
- the nav1b gene encoding neuron navigator 1 isoform X3, which translates into the protein MSGRVLIGKVPSLRAAPGAKRTLLFTPSWDESSSISSGLSDGDGDGSDNLSSEEFNASSSLNSLPSTPLGSRRNSSVMLRTDAEKRSLVESGLSWYSEDGKASHKLNSCSYDTGSLKTEAPSKWRKKPPSLSEDSMGKGELKKPQSLGQPGSFKKGRNPPVGVTSPITHTSQSMLKVAAPKSEKPLDKSKISIKTAGLQRSRSDAGRDHHGEHRKPPSGLVKPTAGASFGYKKPPIATGTATVMTAGGATISSGSATVGKTPKSSGIPVKPVGGGPPSGRKNSFDASSEQSFLGPNARNSIQYRSLPRPAKSSTLSVIGRPAARPVSGSIDPSLLSLKPVPMSSAGPRVKEPSSCSSKIANRTSTGPVNQTDREKEKERAKAKAVGADIDCGSLKGEATQPESTGEAAVKLHGLRRTSSSKYPELSSPTTPRMLNTKSLGRPPSLAHLDKVNSNSLDSCVTIQDLPPKVPPYSKLQDLAGSHATTRLTPSPAPVLHIDSPSSYTSESLSLSGSPLLYPKLSGMHRSMESLPLQMSVPSSARFVTTETHDKEERCTGTWGAGSRTSLNLADSLQTDRNTLPKKGLERYGSSLSESEGSKPGRRHSHTIVSMTESDSPPQLPSPTRPLHPSSGKAPLTNVVAPISSGTPRISRSNSIGPPSDSACDLYGSSPLGSSMSLADRPKSMMRSGSFREPGDDVHGSVLSLASNASSNYSSNEERIQGEQIRKLRRELESSQEKVANLTMQLSANLGQANLVAAFEQSLALMTARLQTLSVSSEQKDSELTELKDTIEILKAKNTEAQEIIQGALSNPDITPKELLINRQNSSESISSLTSTTSHSSMGSLKEQEAKKKKKKSWLRSSFNKAFSKKGSKPSGPYADIEEIATPESSAPSSPKVHHDGDNPPSTMKSSTSALSSGLSEGGDVGDDKVVTELRTELWEKERKLTDIRLEALSSAHQLEQLQEAMNSMQRTVENLKAENDQLKTGGLSPCPSPGPSSSVSQSSGLTALGSSSPRQSVAMHMPKSYSRGLSEGSSSDVHTTDSLSLSSQRDDHRVRVVVCVADLHVFKDEVKQQDFFVGTVRVNGRMDWTMLDSAVSQAFKVYITKVDPTASLGLSTDSIYSYSIGHIKRVLGGEAPETQPSRCMSRGPSGITVSLKGLKEKCVDSLVFETLIPKPMMQHYISLLLKHRRLILSGPSGTGKTYLASRLAEYLVDRSAREVTDGIAVTFNMHRQSCKDLQLYLSNLANQIDRETSTSEIPLVVILDDIHDPASISELVNGALTCKYHKCPYIIGTSNQPVKMIANHGLHLSFRMVTFSNNVEPANGFLVRYLHRKLMESEDERSLTNEDLIKVLDWVPKLWYHLHTFLEKHSTSDFLIGPCFFLSCPVTVDEFRSWFIDLWNHSIIPYLQEGAKDGIKVHGQKAVWEDPVEWVRGTLPWPSAQQDQAKLFHLPPPSIGSSSPGQPCEERPHKETPPSSMESDPLMAMLLKLQEAANYIESPDKEDPSLPKL
- the nav1b gene encoding neuron navigator 1 isoform X4, with the protein product MSGRVLIGKVPSLRAAPGAKRTLLFTPSWDESSSISSGLSDGDGDGSDNLSSEEFNASSSLNSLPSTPLGSRRNSSVMLRTDAEKRSLVESGLSWYSEDGKASHKLNSCSYDTGSLKTEAPSKWRKKPPSLSEDSMGKGELKKPQSLGQPGSFKKGRNPPVGVTSPITHTSQSMLKVAAPKSEKPLDKSKISIKTAGLQRSRSDAGRDHHGEHRKPPSGLVKPTAGASFGYKKPPIATGTATVMTAGGATISSGSATVGKTPKSSGIPVKPVGGGPPSGRKNSFDASSEQSFLGPNARNSIQYRSLPRPAKSSTLSVIGRPAARPVSGSIDPSLLSLKPVPMSSAGPRVKEPSSCSSKIANRTSTGPVNQTDREKEKERAKAKAVGADIDCGSLKGEATQPESTGEAAVKLHGLRRTSSSKYPELSSPTTPRMLNTKSLGRPPSLAHLDKVNSNSLDSCVTIQDLPPKVPPYSKLQDLAGSHATTRLTPSPAPVLHIDSPSSYTSESLSLSGSPLLYPKLSGMHRSMESLPLQMSVPSSARFVTTETHDKEERCTGTWGAGSRTSLNLADSLQTDRNTLPKKGLERYGSSLSESEGSKPGRRHSHTIVSMTESDSPPQLPSPTRPLHPSSGKAPLTNVVAPISSGTPRISRSNSIGPPSDSACDLYGSSPLGSSMSLADRPKSMMRSGSFREPGDDVHGSVLSLASNASSNYSSNEERIQGEQIRKLRRELESSQEKVANLTMQLSANANLVAAFEQSLALMTARLQTLSVSSEQKDSELTELKDTIEILKAKNTEAQEIIQGALSNPDITPKELLINRQNSSESISSLTSTTSHSSMGSLKEQEAKKKKKKSWLRSSFNKAFSKKGSKPSGPYADIEEIATPESSAPSSPKVHHDGDNPPSTMKSSTSALSSGLSEGGDVGDDKVVTELRTELWEKERKLTDIRLEALSSAHQLEQLQEAMNSMQRTVENLKAENDQLKTGGLSPCPSPGPSSSVSQSSGLTALGSSSPRQSVAMHMPKSYSRGLSEGSSSDVHTTDSLSLSSQRDDHRVRVVVCVADLHVFKDEVKQQDFFVGTVRVNGRMDWTMLDSAVSQAFKVYITKVDPTASLGLSTDSIYSYSIGHIKRVLGGEAPETQPSRCMSRGPSGITVSLKGLKEKCVDSLVFETLIPKPMMQHYISLLLKHRRLILSGPSGTGKTYLASRLAEYLVDRSAREVTDGIAVTFNMHRQSCKDLQLYLSNLANQIDRETSTSEIPLVVILDDIHDPASISELVNGALTCKYHKCPYIIGTSNQPVKMIANHGLHLSFRMVTFSNNVEPANGFLVRYLHRKLMESEDERSLTNEDLIKVLDWVPKLWYHLHTFLEKHSTSDFLIGPCFFLSCPVTVDEFRSWFIDLWNHSIIPYLQEGAKDGIKVHGQKAVWEDPVEWVRGTLPWPSAQQDQAKLFHLPPPSIGSSSPGQPCEERPHKETPPSSMESDPLMAMLLKLQEAANYIESPDKEDPSLPKL